One segment of Carya illinoinensis cultivar Pawnee chromosome 13, C.illinoinensisPawnee_v1, whole genome shotgun sequence DNA contains the following:
- the LOC122291411 gene encoding rac-like GTP-binding protein RAC2 → MNNRTNVAVTHSTTTTTTTTTRFIKCVTVGDGAVGKTSLLISYTTNTFPTDYIPTVFDNFSANVMVDGKTVNLGLWDTAGQEDYNRLRPLSYRGADVFLLCFSLISRPSFENIAKKWVPELRHYAPSVPIVLVGTKLDLREDEQFQLNYPGACTISTKQGEELKRQIGAIAYIECSSKTQQNLKAVFDTSIKLVLDPPKSKRRKRMQRTCIFL, encoded by the exons ATGAATAACAGAACGAATGTTGCCGTTACCCACAGTACTACTACAactacaacaacaacaacaaggtTTATCAAATGTGTGACAGTTGGAGATGGTGCTGTTGGGAAGACGAGCCTGCTCATCTCCTACACTACCAACACTTTCCCAACT GATTACATCCCAACAGTTTTTGATAACTTCAGTGCCAATGTTATGGTTGATGGGAAGACTGTGAATCTGGGTCTTTGGGATACTGccg gTCAAGAAGATTATAACAGGTTGAGGCCGTTAAGTTACAGAGGAGCTGATGTTTTCCTTCTCTGCTTTTCTCTCATTAGTAGGCCTAGCTTTGAGAACATagcaaagaaa TGGGTTCCGGAGCTGAGACATTATGCCCCATCAGTGCCCATTGTTCTTGTGGGGACCAAACTAG ATCTGAGAGAGGATGAACAGTTTCAATTGAATTATCCCGGGGCATGTACAATTTCTACAAAACAG GGTGAAGAACTAAAAAGGCAAATTGGAGCAATAGCCTACATAGAATGCAGCTCAAAGACACAGCAG AATCTGAAGGCTGTCTTCGATACTTCTATCAAGTTGGTTCTTGATCCTCCAAAGTCCAAAAGGCGAAAGAGAATGCAGAGAACCTGCATTTTTCTGTGA